From Roseburia hominis, the proteins below share one genomic window:
- a CDS encoding Na+/H+ antiporter subunit E — protein MYLLYFLLWIIFNGNFTLEICIFGLIIAGVIFAFTCKFMDYSVEKEKHNLKKTFQFLKYIVVLVIEIVKANAAVIHMILSEKEEIEPTLVSFESDMKTPAGQALLANAITLTPGTITVLLKDSQYVVHCLDESLAEGMADSVFVKKIKELEED, from the coding sequence ATGTATCTTCTATACTTTTTACTATGGATTATTTTTAATGGAAATTTCACTTTGGAGATTTGTATTTTTGGCCTTATTATTGCAGGAGTCATTTTTGCGTTTACCTGTAAATTTATGGATTATAGTGTTGAGAAGGAGAAACACAATCTGAAGAAGACTTTTCAGTTTTTGAAGTATATCGTGGTTCTTGTGATTGAGATTGTAAAAGCTAATGCTGCGGTGATTCATATGATCCTTTCTGAAAAAGAAGAGATCGAACCTACACTGGTCAGTTTTGAATCCGATATGAAGACGCCGGCGGGACAGGCTCTTTTGGCCAATGCGATTACCCTGACGCCGGGGACAATCACCGTGCTTCTCAAGGATTCGCAGTATGTGGTCCACTGTCTTGATGAGAGTCTGGCAGAGGGAATGGCGGATTCGGTGTTCGTAAAGAAGATTAAGGAATTGGAAGAGGATTAG
- a CDS encoding proton-conducting transporter membrane subunit, which produces MDRWIILPMLLPAVVGIALLVSSFLTHLRMTKRIKEHAPVQIIEEGDLRTLHILVGVVLVVTAALGIAAAWSGERELVLFYLMEKVPVYFNIDKLGRLFVTMVSIVWVAAGFYSFEYMKHEGEEKRFFGFYLLVYSVLIGLDFSGNLVTMYLFYELLTLTSMPLVLHNGSREAIMAGLKYLFYSMCGAYMGLFGIFFLYRYCSTLNFLPGGSLNPYLAQENKGILLIAIFCMLIGFGAKAGMFPLHAWLPAAHPVAPSPASAVLSGVIVKAGVLSVIRTVYYMVGTEFLRGTWVQTAWIVLTLLTVFMGSLLAYREPVLKKRLAYSTVSQVSYILFGLALMTQTAMTGAILHTVFHAFIKCSLFLIAGVFLVKCKCRRADELAGIGKQMPVLLWCYTFSSLALIGIPPASGFVSKWYLAKGALEAGVGTFGWFGPAVLLVSALLTAGYLLPITMHGFFPGEKAVTVEGKKEPPLLMLLPIAVLAVLAVVLGILPGALLRYAEQIASACM; this is translated from the coding sequence ATGGATAGATGGATCATATTGCCGATGCTTTTGCCGGCAGTCGTCGGAATCGCGCTTTTGGTGTCTTCGTTCCTCACACATCTGAGAATGACGAAGAGAATCAAGGAGCATGCACCGGTGCAAATAATAGAAGAAGGTGACCTGCGGACGCTGCACATTCTGGTGGGAGTCGTTTTGGTGGTCACCGCGGCGCTCGGCATCGCTGCGGCGTGGAGCGGTGAGAGAGAGCTGGTTTTATTTTACCTGATGGAGAAGGTCCCGGTCTATTTTAACATAGATAAGCTGGGAAGGCTGTTCGTGACAATGGTAAGTATCGTCTGGGTGGCGGCTGGTTTTTATTCTTTTGAGTATATGAAGCATGAGGGCGAAGAAAAACGTTTTTTTGGATTTTATCTCCTGGTCTATTCGGTCCTCATTGGGCTGGATTTTTCCGGAAATCTGGTGACGATGTACCTGTTTTACGAGCTGCTCACTCTGACATCAATGCCGCTGGTCCTGCACAACGGTTCCAGGGAAGCCATCATGGCGGGACTTAAGTATTTGTTTTATTCGATGTGCGGCGCATATATGGGCTTATTCGGTATTTTCTTTTTGTACCGCTATTGCAGTACGCTCAACTTCCTTCCGGGAGGGAGTTTAAATCCGTATCTTGCCCAGGAAAATAAGGGGATCCTGCTGATTGCCATCTTCTGTATGCTGATCGGATTTGGCGCGAAGGCGGGTATGTTCCCCCTGCACGCCTGGCTTCCGGCGGCACACCCTGTGGCACCGTCTCCGGCGTCAGCAGTGCTTTCCGGCGTGATCGTAAAAGCCGGAGTGCTGTCTGTGATCCGGACGGTCTACTATATGGTAGGAACAGAGTTTTTGCGCGGTACCTGGGTACAGACTGCATGGATCGTTTTGACCCTTTTGACTGTGTTCATGGGTTCGCTTTTGGCGTACCGGGAGCCGGTGCTCAAGAAACGGCTGGCGTATTCCACCGTGAGCCAGGTATCCTATATCCTGTTCGGTCTGGCGCTTATGACTCAGACGGCGATGACGGGCGCGATCCTGCACACGGTATTTCATGCGTTTATCAAATGCAGCCTGTTCCTGATTGCCGGCGTATTTCTGGTAAAATGTAAATGTCGGCGTGCCGACGAGCTGGCGGGGATTGGAAAACAGATGCCGGTTCTTTTGTGGTGTTATACCTTCTCGTCCCTGGCGCTGATTGGAATTCCGCCGGCGAGCGGTTTTGTGAGTAAGTGGTATTTGGCAAAGGGCGCTCTGGAGGCGGGCGTGGGGACGTTTGGCTGGTTCGGGCCTGCCGTTCTTTTGGTGAGCGCACTTTTGACGGCGGGTTATCTGCTTCCGATCACGATGCACGGCTTTTTCCCGGGTGAGAAGGCAGTGACTGTGGAAGGGAAGAAGGAACCGCCTCTTCTGATGTTACTTCCGATCGCAGTGTTGGCCGTTTTAGCGGTAGTTCTGGGAATTCTGCCGGGCGCTCTTCTTAGATATGCGGAGCAGATTGCTTCCGCCTGTATGTAG
- a CDS encoding proton-conducting transporter membrane subunit, giving the protein MNAMIMMIVVLLPMLSGVLVPLIPFRNRRHMTIYIEIMVLLNSILVFAMLMNRPQEAFTLFRFTGNLSVSFKLDGLGSVFAGMVSVLWPLATLYAFEYMKHEGHEKYFFMFYTITFGVTLGIALAEDILTMYFFFEMLSLVTLPLIMHTLSREAILASRTYFYYMIGGAAFAFIGMIFVLIYGTTLDFVPGGVFDLARIGDKMNVILLIYVLCFCGFSVKTAMWPFSSWLPKAGVAPTPVTALLHAVAVVKTGAFTVMRVTYYSFGTEILRGTWAQYLVMTLVIITIVYGCSRALKETHIKRRLAWSTVSNLSYILFGVVIMTPLGLKGALSHMLFHAVMKICSFFCAGAIMYKAGKHYVHELDGLGRRMPKVFLIFTISGLALMGVPGLCGFVSKWNLAKAAAESGNPLAYVGVGALLISALLTAIYMMTISVRAFFPGKDFDYTASRGVEDPNWLMLLPLVIFVVLMFVFGLHSGPVLGMLDQVVAVLK; this is encoded by the coding sequence ATGAATGCAATGATTATGATGATCGTGGTTCTCCTGCCGATGCTGTCGGGCGTGCTTGTTCCCCTGATCCCGTTCAGGAACAGAAGACACATGACGATTTATATAGAAATTATGGTGCTTCTTAACTCCATTTTGGTCTTTGCGATGCTGATGAATCGTCCGCAGGAGGCGTTTACCCTGTTTCGGTTCACCGGAAATCTAAGTGTCAGCTTTAAGCTCGATGGATTGGGCTCGGTGTTCGCGGGAATGGTCTCCGTGCTTTGGCCCCTCGCGACGCTCTACGCCTTTGAATATATGAAGCACGAAGGGCATGAGAAATATTTCTTTATGTTCTATACGATTACGTTTGGAGTAACACTTGGTATTGCTTTGGCAGAGGATATCCTGACGATGTATTTCTTCTTTGAGATGCTGAGTCTTGTGACGCTGCCGCTCATCATGCATACCTTAAGCCGTGAGGCGATTCTGGCGAGCCGGACCTATTTTTACTATATGATAGGCGGCGCGGCCTTCGCCTTTATCGGAATGATCTTTGTCTTGATCTACGGAACAACGCTTGATTTTGTGCCGGGCGGCGTGTTTGATCTGGCCAGAATCGGCGATAAGATGAATGTGATTTTATTAATATATGTACTTTGTTTCTGTGGATTCAGTGTGAAAACCGCGATGTGGCCGTTTTCTTCCTGGCTTCCCAAGGCAGGCGTGGCGCCCACTCCGGTGACGGCTCTTCTGCATGCGGTCGCAGTGGTGAAGACCGGCGCGTTCACCGTGATGCGGGTCACCTATTACAGTTTTGGGACCGAGATCCTTAGGGGAACCTGGGCGCAGTACCTGGTGATGACGCTGGTGATCATTACGATCGTATATGGCTGCAGCCGGGCGCTCAAGGAGACGCACATCAAACGAAGGCTGGCGTGGTCGACGGTGAGCAATCTGTCTTACATTTTGTTCGGCGTGGTGATCATGACTCCGTTGGGGCTTAAAGGGGCTTTAAGCCACATGCTGTTCCATGCGGTGATGAAGATCTGCTCCTTCTTCTGTGCCGGCGCGATCATGTACAAGGCCGGGAAGCATTATGTTCATGAGCTGGACGGACTGGGAAGGCGTATGCCGAAGGTATTCCTGATCTTCACGATCTCCGGCCTGGCGCTGATGGGAGTGCCGGGGCTCTGCGGATTCGTCAGCAAATGGAATCTGGCAAAGGCGGCCGCAGAAAGCGGCAACCCTCTGGCGTATGTGGGAGTCGGCGCACTTCTGATCTCGGCACTTTTGACGGCAATTTATATGATGACGATTTCCGTGCGGGCGTTTTTCCCGGGGAAAGACTTCGATTACACCGCCTCGCGCGGGGTTGAAGATCCGAACTGGCTGATGCTGCTCCCGCTGGTAATATTTGTTGTTCTGATGTTTGTATTCGGCCTGCATTCCGGTCCGGTGCTCGGTATGCTGGATCAGGTCGTGGCAGTTCTGAAATAG
- a CDS encoding monovalent cation/H+ antiporter complex subunit F, translating into MGRGIPRLEMLYHGIFVGALVFLAVMVVLCLIRAIIGPRIADRIVSVNMMGTMVMVIIAILALMLEEGYLVDICLIYAMISFLAVIVLTKVYMGVYLEKKEEEEKKNGSN; encoded by the coding sequence ATGGGAAGAGGAATTCCGAGACTGGAAATGCTGTATCACGGAATATTTGTGGGAGCGCTGGTTTTTCTTGCGGTCATGGTGGTGCTCTGCCTGATTCGTGCGATCATCGGGCCGAGGATTGCGGACCGCATTGTGTCCGTCAACATGATGGGAACGATGGTCATGGTCATCATTGCGATTCTGGCGCTTATGCTGGAGGAAGGGTATCTGGTGGATATCTGTCTGATCTATGCGATGATCAGTTTTCTTGCAGTTATCGTGCTGACGAAGGTATACATGGGAGTGTACTTGGAGAAGAAGGAAGAGGAGGAGAAAAAGAATGGCAGTAATTGA
- the mbhE gene encoding hydrogen gas-evolving membrane-bound hydrogenase subunit E, with protein MSRKLSKEQYEKTKSFRLKQWLDGTKDPFLDTVEMKPQEEFVEDPEKARQRSREKEQRLEKVYDLEHNAEMRIFQRIYRVFSVIFCVSLVLMLLIAVSNLPTLGAAERPVNNEVAGRYIEDGLEETGAVNIVTGMILDYRAFDTLGESHVLFIATCTVLILLRIDKKNSKDYMEANDRIHEPKNDIILQTVARILVPPIFIFGIYVILCGHLGPGGGFSGGAVIGAGLILYLNAFGFAKTERFFTEKIYKRMSFCALACYALAKSYSFYTGANHIESMIPLGTPGAILSSGLILILNICVGVVVAGTMYTFYAIFRKGGY; from the coding sequence ATGAGTAGGAAATTGTCCAAAGAGCAGTATGAGAAAACGAAATCCTTTCGTTTGAAACAATGGCTTGACGGAACGAAGGACCCCTTCCTCGACACGGTGGAAATGAAGCCGCAGGAGGAATTTGTGGAGGACCCGGAGAAGGCGCGGCAGCGCAGCAGGGAGAAGGAACAGCGGCTGGAGAAGGTCTACGATCTGGAACACAATGCGGAAATGCGGATTTTCCAGAGAATTTACCGGGTGTTCAGCGTGATATTCTGCGTCAGCCTGGTCCTGATGCTGCTCATTGCAGTGTCCAATCTGCCGACGCTGGGAGCCGCCGAAAGGCCGGTAAATAATGAGGTGGCCGGGCGCTACATTGAGGACGGTCTGGAGGAAACGGGAGCCGTCAATATTGTGACCGGTATGATTCTGGATTACAGGGCCTTTGATACGCTGGGCGAATCACATGTGTTGTTCATTGCGACCTGCACGGTCCTGATCCTGCTTCGGATCGATAAGAAAAACAGCAAGGATTATATGGAAGCGAATGACCGGATACATGAGCCGAAGAACGACATTATCCTGCAGACGGTTGCAAGAATCCTGGTTCCGCCGATTTTTATTTTTGGAATTTATGTGATCTTATGCGGGCACTTAGGACCGGGGGGAGGCTTCTCCGGGGGTGCGGTGATCGGTGCGGGACTGATCCTGTATCTGAATGCGTTTGGATTTGCAAAGACGGAGCGGTTCTTTACCGAGAAGATTTACAAGAGAATGAGCTTTTGTGCGCTGGCGTGCTATGCGCTGGCAAAGAGCTATTCGTTCTATACCGGAGCCAATCATATCGAGAGTATGATCCCACTGGGAACGCCGGGAGCCATTTTGAGCAGCGGCCTGATCCTGATTCTGAACATCTGCGTCGGTGTGGTGGTAGCCGGAACGATGTATACATTTTATGCTATTTTCAGGAAAGGAGGATACTAG
- a CDS encoding cation:proton antiporter subunit C — protein sequence MNLANLLNNYEEAVAMILFGIGFSNLLLQKNLIKKIIGLNIMDTATYLFLALKGYIAGRKAPIVVDGVRSVEAYINPIPSGLVLTGIVVSVSVTALMLSLTIRLYRRYHTLDLDEITTRLKKEGL from the coding sequence ATGAATCTTGCAAATTTGCTGAATAATTATGAAGAGGCTGTGGCCATGATTCTTTTTGGTATCGGATTCTCCAATCTTCTTCTGCAAAAGAACCTGATTAAGAAGATTATAGGACTTAATATTATGGACACAGCAACTTATTTGTTTCTTGCATTGAAAGGCTATATTGCCGGGCGGAAGGCACCTATCGTGGTGGACGGGGTTCGAAGCGTTGAGGCCTATATCAACCCGATCCCCAGCGGTCTTGTACTGACCGGTATTGTGGTGTCGGTGTCGGTGACGGCGCTTATGCTTTCTCTTACGATCCGTCTGTATCGGAGATATCATACTCTGGATCTGGATGAGATTACCACGCGGCTTAAGAAGGAGGGATTGTAA
- a CDS encoding proton-conducting transporter membrane subunit, whose translation MDFVQNFPFISIILSLFSGPLSSVLSGKKARLLNAAVISVIGAMSAAVLVYVLGTGQEYIYTMGHFPAPWGNEIRVGPLEAFMALFFCVIMLLSMIGGQKEREAEIEDTKQNLYYIMVNLLLSSLLALIYTNDLFTAYVFVEINTISACGLIMIRQNGRTIEAATRYMIMSLLGSGLLLLGICFLYDLTGHLLMSNIQEAVRVLHDTGSYHIPLMVSLGLMSVGLAIKSALYPFHAWLPDAYGYSTLSSAAILSSLVSKGYIFLLIKIFFRVIGFDIVRDSKVINVLFAFGVAGMIMGSVNAIKENNIRRMIAYSSVAQIGYIYMGFGLGTAAGVIASIYHVISHAATKSLLFVAASGITDASAKSTRFFDLTGSGYRNKLAGVAFTVGSLSMVGFPMFSGFISKLLFAQAAVGSTHKMLPTLIALAISTVLNAFYFIKTVIRLYTPIRYVSTEKMSRKPEEFCEITMGQQPFKSVALILFIILNLALGLSSEPLIRLIQNGLEMFA comes from the coding sequence ATGGATTTTGTGCAGAATTTTCCCTTTATTTCCATTATCCTGTCCCTTTTTTCGGGTCCGCTCTCCTCGGTGCTAAGTGGAAAGAAGGCGAGGCTTCTTAATGCGGCGGTCATCTCCGTGATCGGAGCCATGTCTGCGGCAGTGCTGGTCTATGTGCTGGGAACCGGTCAGGAGTATATTTATACCATGGGCCATTTTCCGGCGCCCTGGGGAAATGAGATTCGGGTGGGTCCTCTGGAAGCATTTATGGCTCTGTTTTTCTGCGTGATCATGCTCCTCAGTATGATTGGCGGTCAAAAGGAGAGGGAGGCGGAGATAGAAGACACCAAACAGAATCTTTACTATATTATGGTAAATCTTCTGCTCAGTTCTCTGCTGGCGCTTATTTATACTAACGACTTATTCACAGCCTATGTATTCGTGGAAATCAATACGATTTCCGCATGTGGACTGATTATGATCCGGCAGAACGGGCGTACCATTGAGGCGGCGACACGTTATATGATCATGAGCCTTCTTGGGTCGGGACTTTTGCTTCTGGGCATCTGCTTTTTATATGATCTGACCGGGCATCTTCTCATGAGCAATATCCAGGAAGCCGTGCGGGTGCTTCACGACACGGGCAGTTACCACATTCCGCTGATGGTCTCTCTGGGGCTGATGTCGGTGGGACTTGCCATCAAGAGTGCGCTGTATCCCTTCCACGCGTGGCTTCCGGACGCTTATGGATATTCGACCTTATCCTCTGCGGCGATCCTGTCCTCTCTGGTGTCAAAGGGATATATTTTCCTGCTCATCAAGATTTTCTTCCGGGTGATCGGATTTGACATCGTAAGAGACAGCAAGGTCATCAATGTATTGTTCGCATTTGGCGTGGCGGGCATGATCATGGGTTCCGTCAACGCGATCAAGGAGAACAATATCAGGAGAATGATCGCGTATTCCTCTGTGGCCCAGATCGGATATATTTATATGGGATTTGGCTTGGGAACGGCTGCGGGCGTGATCGCCAGCATTTATCATGTGATCTCCCACGCGGCGACCAAGTCTTTGCTGTTCGTGGCGGCGTCCGGGATTACTGATGCGTCTGCAAAGAGCACCAGATTCTTCGATCTGACCGGAAGCGGGTACCGGAATAAGCTGGCCGGGGTGGCGTTTACCGTCGGCTCCCTCTCCATGGTGGGATTCCCGATGTTTTCCGGGTTCATTTCCAAGCTGCTCTTCGCGCAGGCGGCGGTGGGAAGTACACATAAGATGCTGCCGACTTTAATCGCTCTTGCCATCAGTACGGTGCTCAATGCGTTCTACTTCATCAAAACGGTGATCCGTCTTTACACGCCGATCCGGTATGTATCTACGGAAAAAATGAGCCGTAAGCCGGAGGAATTCTGCGAAATAACGATGGGGCAGCAGCCGTTTAAATCGGTGGCGCTGATACTTTTTATCATATTGAACCTGGCCCTGGGACTTAGCTCGGAACCGCTGATCCGGTTGATTCAAAATGGGCTTGAGATGTTTGCATAG
- a CDS encoding hydrogenase subunit MbhD domain-containing protein has product MQFFTCILLGFLVVCAVSVSLSKNLLNSILIFMSYSLIMSIIWILLESPDLAITEAAVGAGVTSVLFFVTLKKIHAIMKNEEEEGESHE; this is encoded by the coding sequence ATGCAGTTTTTTACCTGTATATTGTTAGGATTTCTGGTAGTTTGCGCCGTGTCGGTGAGTCTTTCCAAAAATCTGTTGAATTCCATTTTGATTTTTATGTCTTATAGTTTGATCATGTCGATCATCTGGATTCTTCTGGAGTCACCGGATCTGGCAATCACAGAGGCTGCGGTGGGCGCCGGAGTGACCTCTGTGTTGTTTTTTGTGACCCTCAAGAAGATCCATGCGATCATGAAAAATGAGGAAGAGGAGGGGGAGAGTCATGAGTAG
- a CDS encoding complex I subunit 5 family protein, protein MKESLLLAVLVFYPFIGGLLVYAVGRKQEKYREYLADFVAVSEFVLMLILAVLALSGAGPSEDGLYMSLEIPEICGFGMTFTLDGFRVIYGLIAGLMWTMTTVLSGEYFLHHKNKDRFYLFLLWTLGAVMGVFLSADLFTTFIFFEIMSFTSYVWVAQEENEPSLKAAETYLAVAVIGGLVMLMGLFLLYHELGTLTMTELLSAAAGCENKRVLYAAGACLFVGFGAKAGAVPLHIWLPKAHPVAPAPASALLSGILTKTGLFGILVISASIFQYDGAWGRLVLVIGVLTMFGGALLAVFSVDLKRTLACSSMSQVGFILVGLGMQGMLGSQMAASEGEMALKFREGYEMAVHGSLLHMVNHSLIKLVLFMAAGVIFMNAHALNLNRIRGYGRKKPLLKGIFLVGALAIAGIPLFGGYISKTLIHESIATYGGGWVIRAIEYVFLISGGLTLAYMTKLFVAVFVEENEDEALQEEYDGQTVYMNKASTTSLSGAAAVLLVWGLFPHGIMDRAAELSQGIFQLNESEHVVSYFSLKNLSGALISIVIGGAVYMGIIRPLLMKKGEDGRRSYIDAWPVWLDLENLIYRPLLLTVLPLVFGIVCRIVDSLVDWIVVALRKSIYRDSPLPYERTEGNVFTEALGKVLNFLQMIRNLTWGRKKPSHKDYVHIAAMHNEIIKESNMIIQRSLSFGLLLFCIGLCLTLVYIIWW, encoded by the coding sequence ATGAAAGAGAGTTTACTTTTAGCAGTGCTTGTATTCTATCCGTTTATCGGAGGACTCCTCGTCTATGCTGTCGGGAGGAAACAGGAGAAATATAGAGAGTATCTGGCGGATTTTGTGGCAGTCAGTGAGTTTGTCCTGATGCTGATCCTGGCAGTTCTGGCGCTTAGCGGAGCGGGGCCTTCGGAGGACGGCCTGTATATGAGCCTTGAGATTCCGGAAATCTGCGGTTTTGGAATGACATTTACACTGGACGGATTCCGGGTGATCTACGGATTGATCGCGGGCCTGATGTGGACGATGACGACCGTTCTGTCCGGAGAATATTTTTTGCATCATAAGAATAAAGACCGGTTTTATCTGTTCCTGCTCTGGACTTTGGGAGCGGTGATGGGAGTCTTCCTGTCGGCAGATTTGTTTACGACCTTTATTTTCTTTGAGATTATGTCGTTTACTTCCTATGTGTGGGTGGCGCAGGAGGAAAATGAGCCGTCCCTTAAGGCTGCGGAAACGTATCTGGCGGTCGCGGTCATAGGGGGGCTGGTGATGCTGATGGGCTTATTCCTTCTGTATCATGAGCTGGGAACCCTGACGATGACAGAATTACTTTCGGCCGCGGCCGGGTGTGAAAACAAAAGGGTTCTGTATGCGGCGGGAGCCTGTCTTTTCGTGGGCTTTGGAGCAAAGGCAGGCGCGGTTCCGCTTCATATCTGGCTGCCGAAGGCTCACCCGGTGGCACCGGCTCCTGCGTCGGCGCTGCTTTCCGGTATTTTGACGAAGACGGGACTTTTCGGAATCCTGGTGATTTCGGCAAGTATTTTCCAGTACGATGGCGCATGGGGACGTCTGGTTCTGGTAATTGGCGTGCTGACTATGTTCGGCGGCGCACTTTTGGCCGTATTTTCGGTAGACTTAAAACGGACGCTGGCGTGTTCTTCCATGTCGCAGGTCGGATTTATCCTGGTCGGACTTGGCATGCAGGGAATGCTTGGAAGTCAGATGGCGGCGTCTGAAGGCGAAATGGCGCTTAAATTCCGGGAAGGGTATGAAATGGCCGTGCACGGAAGCCTGCTTCATATGGTGAATCATTCCCTGATCAAGCTGGTGCTGTTCATGGCGGCCGGAGTGATCTTTATGAATGCGCATGCGCTGAATTTGAACCGGATTCGCGGATACGGAAGAAAGAAACCGCTTCTGAAAGGAATCTTTCTGGTCGGAGCGCTGGCGATTGCCGGAATTCCGCTTTTCGGAGGATATATCAGTAAGACGCTGATCCATGAGAGTATCGCAACATACGGCGGCGGCTGGGTGATCCGGGCGATTGAGTATGTGTTCCTGATCTCGGGAGGACTGACCCTGGCCTATATGACGAAACTTTTTGTAGCTGTATTTGTGGAAGAAAATGAGGACGAGGCCCTGCAGGAGGAGTACGACGGGCAGACCGTTTACATGAATAAAGCGAGCACCACCTCGCTATCCGGCGCGGCGGCTGTTCTTCTGGTGTGGGGACTGTTTCCCCACGGAATCATGGACCGGGCGGCAGAGCTTAGCCAGGGAATCTTCCAGTTAAATGAAAGTGAGCATGTAGTGTCTTATTTCAGCCTTAAGAACCTTTCAGGCGCGCTCATTTCCATCGTGATTGGCGGGGCAGTGTATATGGGAATCATTCGCCCGCTGCTGATGAAAAAGGGAGAGGACGGCAGGCGCAGTTATATTGATGCATGGCCGGTCTGGCTGGATCTGGAAAATTTGATTTACCGGCCGCTTCTTCTTACGGTTCTGCCGTTGGTATTTGGAATTGTATGTAGAATCGTGGATAGCCTGGTGGACTGGATCGTGGTGGCGCTTCGAAAAAGTATATACCGCGACAGTCCGCTGCCATATGAGCGGACGGAGGGAAATGTGTTTACCGAGGCGCTGGGAAAGGTGCTGAATTTCCTACAAATGATCCGGAATCTGACCTGGGGACGGAAAAAGCCTTCCCACAAGGATTATGTGCATATTGCGGCGATGCATAATGAGATTATCAAGGAAAGTAATATGATTATTCAGAGGAGTCTGTCATTCGGACTTTTGCTGTTCTGTATTGGACTTTGTCTGACGCTTGTCTATATTATATGGTGGTAA
- a CDS encoding monovalent cation/H(+) antiporter subunit G: protein MAVIEWVRFLAGAFLLLCGLAIFAIEMIGVFRFKYVLNRMHAAAMGDTLGIGFSLMGLIIMSGFNFTSLKLFLVVVFLWFSSPASSHLIARLEATTDEEREKHYRMVMLDDLEQELREERDAERKEQEMSLRESAWREEQEMDMRESARQEEQVGQFEKEEA, encoded by the coding sequence ATGGCAGTAATTGAGTGGGTTCGTTTTCTGGCAGGCGCATTTCTTCTGCTTTGCGGTCTTGCCATATTTGCCATAGAAATGATCGGCGTGTTTCGGTTTAAATATGTGCTGAACCGTATGCATGCGGCAGCCATGGGGGATACTCTGGGAATCGGGTTCTCTCTTATGGGGCTTATTATCATGAGCGGATTCAATTTTACATCGCTGAAATTATTTCTGGTGGTCGTGTTCCTGTGGTTCTCTTCCCCGGCATCGTCTCATCTGATCGCCCGTCTTGAGGCGACGACAGACGAAGAGAGGGAAAAGCATTATCGAATGGTGATGCTTGATGATCTCGAGCAGGAACTAAGAGAAGAAAGAGACGCTGAGAGAAAAGAGCAGGAGATGAGCCTGCGAGAGAGCGCCTGGCGGGAAGAGCAGGAAATGGATATGCGAGAGAGCGCCCGGCAGGAAGAGCAAGTCGGGCAGTTTGAAAAGGAGGAGGCGTAG